Part of the Quercus lobata isolate SW786 chromosome 6, ValleyOak3.0 Primary Assembly, whole genome shotgun sequence genome, TGACTGAGGGAAACTTTATTCCAATTTTGCTAGCAGTGAAATTGCCAATGAGCTGTGGTTCAAATGACACCTCCTCTCCTTGTAAGAGGAAGGTGGAGGCCTGGAGGATTCAAGACCCACCGAATTCTTGTgtaattaccaaaaaataaaaaaatgatgggAAATTAACTTTGGATATCCCAGGATAGTTTTGAGCAAGTATATTTATGCTTTATTGCATTAAGCTTAGTCACTTTGATATGAATATTTGTATCATTATTAAATTACAAAGGTTTGACAAAAACCTCCCCAACCCTTGGCTGCCTGAGCTACAGCTGTGGTGGTGAGCTTAGTTCTCATTTGAGCTGGAAAAAAATCAACACTTTTCTttgtgcattttttattttacttaaaaatttattaattcacCAACTACTGCCTTCCAGGCGAGAGAAAGTTTCACTAAATCCAGTTAAGTCACGACTATGCCAAGTGCCTGGTTCAGGGAGGGGTTCCCGTAGGATTGGTTATATCAAATTAACTTCGTTCAACCAAAATGCATCTGGTAAGTAGAACTACTTGTTATCCAAATTTCCTCTCCAATCAGATTTTAATCTGATAAGTTGGAACAAGTATATCTTCAtgctctcatatatatatatatatatatatttttttttatttatattcatgCATAAGAGCTTAGTTTCTTAATTTCTTGTGTTGTACTGAAACGGTCAACCTTTGTCTTGTATATTTGTTAAGAATaagacatttattttttgataggtaaggcAAATGAGACAGTAATATTTTTATCTTATGTAGTTAAGCGTAACTGAAATGGTCAAAATTCCTTATAGTTATTCTTCATTACCTTATTTGATACTtgtattcattttatatttcaaatataaatttctgcaatttatcTTGAAAGCTTTTATCCCTTCTAGGTGCTGTCAAGGAAGCAATTGATACATTAAGGAGTAACAGTGTTAATGCCTTTGTGTTGGACCTTCGAGATAATAGGTGATTATCTTTCAATTCACTCCATTCTTTACTTCGCCCTTTGAAAGGCTTTCTTAAAGCTTAAATTTGGTGCAGTGGTGGTCTTTTCCCAGAAGGAATTGAGATTGCGAAGATTTGGTAAGCTACAATGGTAAACaatttacatttatattgcatGCATTCAGTTTGCCTATTCTGGTGCCCTTATACCGGTCAATTGGTATTATTTTGCTGATGGAGGAAAAGAATGATGAAAAGTTTGGCTCCACCATTAACTAGTGCTTCCTGATAATTGCATGCGTTTCTCATTTAGACAAACACGCATGTATTGATTTGAAACATTTGAGTTGTAATGTATGTGCCCAAACAAATTGGATGTTTCGTGCACTTTCTGCTGCCCTGGCTTGTGTAAAATCATCCAACAGGTAAAATTTCCATGATTTTTATGAtgcaattttatatttttacttggttaaatacttcttttttcataattaattctttttctcCTTGAGTCTACTAGATACCTTTCTAGTTACTAATTAGTGGTATGCTTTACTTGTTTAAAAGATTTGGGaagtgattatttttctttaaagttcACACATTGGGGCATTACTGTACTGCAATTATATCTTTAGGAGCACCTGTTGCTATCTTGTTCGTAGTCTTTAATAAACTAAGCTGGTATTTCATTTTATGTGATCCAATGTATGCAGCACAAGTTCTCATTTGTCTACTTCCATTCAGGTTGGACAAAGGTATCATTGTGTATATTTGTGATGGTCGTGGTGTTCGAGATATCTATGACACAGATGGGAGCAATGCAATAGCTGCTTCAGAACCCCTTGCTGTGCTGGTATACTTTTGTATATTCTATAATACAACTTTGTCATGATCATCCGTAATATTTGAGAGACATATTTGCAAATGTCTGCGCTATAGATTTATGGAATTACAGAATCATTATGCTGACAATTGTGTATTTAGGTTGTTCATTCTCAGTATCTTCTCTCTCAATGTTTAGTCTTGAACTAATtgttcttgtttcttttctttcttgctatttctaatttctaatatatTGTCTTATAAAGATGGAACCTTTCTGACAGTTGCTATCCAAAGTAACTACAAAACTTCCTCTATATTTCCATGTTTGTTTAATCAAATTATAGGATTTTTTCTGGTCCTAATTTCCATTTTTCCATTGTTATCATATGCATGTGTGGTGGTGGAACTTTATCTTCTAAGATCATAATTGTTCTTATGGTGAAAAATTGATGACAATATCCTTTACTGAATTTCCATTAGGTTAACAAAGGAACTGCTAGTGCAAGTGAAATTTTAGCTGGTGCCTTGAAAGACAATAAACGTGCTGTGCTGTTTGGAGAACCCACATATGGGAAAGGGTAATGACTTTTACTTAAAGCACAATCATTAAATCATTTATTCCTGACATGAGCTACCCATCCCAATTGCAGCAAGATTCAGTCAGTTTTTGAGCTATCGGATGGCTCTGGCTTGGCTGTTACAGTTGCTCGATATGAGACACCTGCTCACACAGATATTGATAAGGTCAGTtagtgattctctctctctctcacacatctATTGTTCCTAATCCTACTTCCTTCACCTTGACTCCCGAAACAGGTTGGTGTAATTCCTGACCATCCTCTACCCACAACATTTCCCAAGGATGAGGAGGGTTTTTGTAGCTGCCTCCAGGACCCTGCATCTACTTGCTATATGAATAGAGTCCAGCTATTTGCAAGATGACAGACTATTGTGGTGTTAGCAATGCTTTTAAGAGAACTGCAGAATTCTTTATGAAATGTAGTTTTAGAATTATTTAGGAACTTCATTCAATTATCAAGTGTAAATTTAGCACAGCAACAACAGCCTGATTAAGCTGTAAAgagttgtttattttatttatttatttattttaatttttttaaggcaaTATTTGATTCATGATAGTCAGAGggaccaaaaaaaatgaaaccccTTGTCATGGAGAAATTTTCTCGCCATGGCAAAGTGCAGTCCAAGGGCAGCGTAAATGACAATTTCCCAGTGGCCTCGAGAATGCATCAAGCAATTGATAATGGTGCATACATTGTCCATTTGTCCTGTTTAAGAGTACCTTCCCTAAAAGAAATGAGTTCCAACAGGGAGGCATTGTTGATTCATAGTAAATGGAATCTTTGTTATAGGAAATTTCCAATCACGTATGCAGGAGAATTTTCAAACTGGATGAACTCAGCAGAACCAgccttttttttagttgaaattcGATTGGACAGGGTTAGTCTGGATGGGTTTTGGAGGGCCTTTTCCACTTATCTCTCAATCTTACTTCCATATTCGAAAGATAagattataaattaaattcaaaaaatgccACAAAAAGTATAAGTCATGCTGccaagggggaaaaaaagacaaaaaggtCTTCGGAGTAGGATAAATATATCGGTTCTATAGCAATATATGAAAAACCTTGATCAATATCGCCTTTTCTTTGTGTTCTGCACCATGTATTCTGAGGAACAAAGGAATTGACCCGAGCATGTCATCAAATAACCATCACTAGGATGTTTATATACGCAGATTGCTCCCatgatttttttcccccctcCAATTTGGCTTAACTGATTCAACTTGAAGGAAAGATGATCAAGTAAGAATAAGAACCCATTGCCCCTTAAATACAGTGATTCAGTCTCAGTCCTTGCAGGCAAAACCAATCAAATTCATGCTCTAAATTCGAGCTTGCTTGGTGGTCATCAGTATAATATCTTGGTCCAAGAACCCAAAAATGGGAAAACAGCAATCAACAATCTCAAGAGCAGAGGTGTGTCACTTTTTCTAACCTTGCGGCTCAACTTTCCGTTATCTGTCGGTGTCTTTCGTGACCCACCAGTTTTTCGAGATGCTCTCCATGCAGATCGAGATCTATCTAGATCATCCCAACCACCGAACTTTGGTGCATCTCCACCACCATTAGAAGCTGACCCATCATTGCCAACTATCCACGATTGGTATCCCACCTTTCCCTTTCTGGTTTCCTGGCTTTCACCTTGTTCTTCTGCCCCCATTTCAACACTACTTGCAGTGCTGGCAGCTGGTTTCCTCCTCATCCTGGACCTGCGTTTTGTCTTGCTTTGTGTCTTTCCCCACAACTTATCAAATGCGAAAGAAAGAGCTGACTGTCCAAGGGGGAGTGCCAATGCCATAAGAAAAGCTTTTGGGCCTGTAGCTAGCAGCCAGGATGCAATAATTGCTGGAAGTGCCCAGCCATAGGATGTAAACACCTGCACTGACCAAAAAGCAAACATATTGAAATGTTTTAGACCTTAGACAAAGTCAATCCTGAATTATGAATGAACCAACACAGATTTTGTTCGAGTGAAAAATTCATTTCTTAGAAAAGATTATTGCAGGGTGCATATCTGACCTGGGactaaaaattatgtaaatgaAGTGTTTCATCATAAATCTTTGTTAGAGAGTTCATTATATCAAAATGCTTCTATACCGAAAAGCAATGATATCACATAATTCCCTCGAGGAGAATAACTtgcataaataatataaattaaaaacgAGAAGTTCGAGAAATTGGGCAAAAAAGTTAGAACATCATTTCAAATAAGGGGGGACTCATTATTGCCTTGCATTGCTAGTGCCCTCAACAATAATTGCAGTGATCAAATATATGGCCATAAACAGACATACATAACAAGCATagtcattttaaaaatttttagctCATTTCAGTAACCCAAAGTTTGTCCCAGAATGTTCTTAATCATTGTCCCAACGTTCTTCCCTTAAAAGACTTACTAGACTTACATGTTTTGCAACTCAAAGAGGTATTCAATATTAATGCATATAGAGAATCAATACATAATGAATCCAAAGCCATCTACCAAAATTatagaaaagtaaataacaaacaaaaatcgacccactcattttttttaagacaacAAAATCAGCTAGAGAAGGTAAAGCTTAATTTTGCTCAAATATCAAAATCCAAAGAAGCCCATCTCCTCAAGCTAGTGTAAGAAGtaacaataaaaaatgggtTGAATTGAATATACCTTAAAAATCCAGAAACTATCAATGACTTCCTCGAATATTCCACCAGGACCTTCCTCCGTCTCCGGTGAGTAAGAAGAGTCATCAGACCACCAacgccttttcttcttcttcttcttattccaCCTACCTCCGAAGCCAAATTCAGAGCCTTCgtcttcatcttcatcctcttcttcttcaacttgaGTTTCGACGTTGGAGTCCCAGCGACGGTAGTAGACAGAGGTGCAGGAGCGGCGAAAAGGAGAGGAAAGGTGATGAGGAAAAGAGGATTTGGGTGGATGAGGTTGTCGATGACGATGAGGAGTAGAGATGAAGCAGGGTGGCTGTGTGAGGATGAGGAGTTTGGTCTCCATTTCGCCACGTCTTACTTCCTTCTCCTCCATTCAACTTTGATTTCCATCATCTTTGGAGGTTTTGGAGTTCGTATCAAAGAGTTTGGGTTTCCggaaataaataatatgaatatttagataaatgttattttcaaaacatttccataatattttcacaataaattttagttattaggttgtttttatttttaatttgaattcattactaaaattacttttttgtctatCAAAAGCAACAATAAGTAACAACACATTACATTGGATTTGTTTTAAAAGTATTGTGGATATAGTATTTCTCTTAAATTAATGAATTCTATTTTAAAAGTCTGGCTAAATAATACTTTTTAGGACATTTATTAATATACTATTTTAAGGaagttttaatactattttaacgagaaatataaaaagttataaaaaaatttagttgtttatctttttatttttttttcccataaaaagtttctaaaaatatttcataaactatACATTTATGCCATCtgttaactttttctttttttatttttatttgtagatGATGTGGCCAAAAtacaaacaaaacttttttttgaacttgtcacttaaaaaaaagtacaaattaaaaaaaaaatgacatgtcacAAACTTGGAGGATGGAATGGTACTATAGTGAAAGGTTGGGATGCTAAGGGTAGAGCTAAGATTTTGAGTGAGAAGAGGCAAGATACACTCATATCCATGtacgttttttattttattttttaaattttttatcccAAGCTTCTATGAGAAATTTCATTAAacacttagggtccgtttgagatctgcttattttgctgacattgaaaactttttgctgaaaatactatagataaatataaaagttagttgaaatagtatagtgagacccatgaatagtactaaaaagtttagtgggactcatgaatagtaacaaaaataagttgaatagtaaaataagttggcaaaaataatctgaatagtaaaataagttggcaaaaataagctaaatagtaaaataaactgtaATTATCCTATGCTAATGTTTTGAGATAAATTTCATAAATCATTTAGAACCCAGACAGAAACcaacaaaaagaatcaaactttaatgaaaACTAGTGGAGGGCCCGTGCGATGCGCGGATAATGTTATAAGCTATTATATAAGAATGTTATGTAGAATATGGAACATATGTTAAAGTAATAACATGAACATATTTTTatctactaaaaaaataattgctgttaaaatttcaattagaaTTATACCAATGACATTTGCTAATTAGTTTCATGTTGCATCAAtagaatttttcatttaacaTAACATTTATCCACGACTCCACAAATTGTAGATGActtcaataaaacaaaactcaCTTGAAGTTAAATAGGGGCACCATCAACCATTGcaaaaaaattgggtttagGCGGCATTTGTAACGTAACATATATCTTTAGCTCCACAAATTACAAATAacttcaataaaacaaaaaaaggaagtaaCAACTCACTTTTAGTTAAAATGGGGGCAGCACTAAATGTCactaaacaaaatagaaattttttttgtttgacttAGGAAAATACTAATTGCATATGGCACTCCTCTTGCTTAAATTTTTTCTACAAACAAAACTAACGTTGTGTGCTTTCAAAGAAACTAACTATCACAACTTGATATAAAAGGAAAtcagaaactttttttttttttgagaatccaaacTCGTTAACATTTTATTAAGATATAGGAAAATCAGTAGATACAAAACGATAAATATttggtggaacatcctccatccaaatTAAAACAGGAAAAGAAAGCCTCGCTCTCTGCGCTAAGGCATGGACCACGGTGTTTCCTTGCCTCCTAACATGAGAGAAGGATTTGGTTCGTAACAAACCACTAATAGACTCAATGTTTTTTACAATGTGACTGATACTAGGGATTGAGCAATTTCCATCAGCAAGTGCTTTAACAACCGTTTCTGCGTCTCCTTCAAAAATGGAATGCGCAAACCCCAGCTCAAGCACGAACTGAATTGCTCTGCGTGCTGCCAGAACTTCCAATATCTTTGAGGATGTTGGTTTGGGTATATTTTTTGCTAAAGCCACCATGAGCTGCCCCCTATTATTTCGGACAACCACCCCTATTCCTGCTTGGTCTGATTCAACAAACAAAGCATCGTCAAAATTTGCCTTCACTACCGCTCCTTCTGGTGGTTTCCATTTGATGCTTCGCTACATCGACGCCTTCATACCAGATCGGGAATGGCATTGAAAATCCCTCAGCAGTGAAGCGGCACTCTCCAGAAATTTACCCAGTGGTATACTTGGTTCATTACACCTCACCTTGTTCCTTCGGCCCCAAATGAACCAAGCTATTGTAGCAAACAACACCAATTGATTTGCATGCTTGCCAACTAGAGCCACCAGGTCTGTGACCTGCGATATACTTGGGTGGTCTTTTAAAATCCATCCAAAAACCTTTTCCCATACCATGCGTAGCTGAGTGCACTCCCATAACGCGTGCAACgtattttcattttcagtaCCACAGTGTGGGCATGTCGGATCTTCCAGCACTTTCCTCCGAAGTAAATTGCATCTTGTGGGCAAAGCTTTGGAGCACGCACGccatagaaaaattttaatcttattCGGTACCTTCATCTTCCAAAGGCGCCTCCAAAAAACTCTCTTGCTTGTCATATCCGACCCTAATGCTCTGTTCTGAGTGTCCAGCTCATAAAGTAATTGATATCTGGATTTTACTGAATGAACTCCGTCCCTGCATCTTGGCCAAACAATGCAGTCAGCCTGGTTAGTGatacataaaaatcaaaaaccttGATATCAAAGTCATGTACCTCACAATCTTTGTCTGAGACCCCAACATCACTATTCACATCCAATGGAGCAATATCCCTCTACTAGTGAacaacaagatttttttttttttcaaaataacactgattttcaaacaattttgttagtttgcatgttttcaaaacaatttaggaaactaacatcttGAGTGCAATAAACTCGATTTCGGTGTCTAAATCGAGTACAATGAACTCGATTTCAACATAGAACTCGATCTTATTGGATTCGATTTCGTTGAAATTTCAAAGGAATTCTTACCTTCAACAAACTCGGGCAAAACTCAACTCCAGCAAAACCTAGGTCTGATCCAATCCGAGCAAAACCTAGGTGAGCTTTGGTGTCCTCATAGTTTCGATCCGATCCCAGCAACTCCAGCAAAACCTGTCCGATCTGATCTAAGCAAAACCTTAGGTAGGTCTTGGGTTTGTTGATTTCgttgtttttctttggttgttgtgtttgattgttgGAGAAGAAGAGTTTTGGAAATGGgttgttgtgtttgattgtttgagaagaagattttttggtttttctcttcgttgtttttgtttttgttgtgagtACAAAAATCGAGTATGTAAGGCTCGATTTCAATTTGCCAGAAAACGAGTCTGGTGGACTCGATTTTAGCATTCCAAAATTGAGTTTGTTACACTAGAGATGTTAGTTTCCTATATAGTTTTGAAAACGTGttaactaacgaaattgtttgaaaatcagtgttattttgaaaaaaaacccTGAACAGCAAACACAAACATCAAAACACATCAAATTGTGCCCTCAACTAAAACAATAGTACCTATACAAAATAATTTCGACATTAAGTCCATAACatcgacaaaaaaaaaaaaaaaaaaaaaaaaaaatcaaagagctTTAAAAAAATCCATGCATTCTACTTTCATGGCTTCCATTACTACTTAGAACCAACTTAGCTTCTTCCTCAGTGAGACTTTGTTCCATGTGGAGATTTATATATCAGTAAAGTAAAATCACAAAAGTTAAAGGGTAATTTCATCCTATTATTCATTTCTATTAGGGGCTGGCCAAATGAAATAGGAGGAATgttatcaaaatcaaattctaaaaaaagaagaaaaaaaaaagagcaaaacacTTAGGCATTTTAAC contains:
- the LOC115994197 gene encoding uncharacterized protein LOC115994197 produces the protein MEEKEVRRGEMETKLLILTQPPCFISTPHRHRQPHPPKSSFPHHLSSPFRRSCTSVYYRRWDSNVETQVEEEEDEDEDEGSEFGFGGRWNKKKKKKRRWWSDDSSYSPETEEGPGGIFEEVIDSFWIFKVFTSYGWALPAIIASWLLATGPKAFLMALALPLGQSALSFAFDKLWGKTQSKTKRRSRMRRKPAASTASSVEMGAEEQGESQETRKGKVGYQSWIVGNDGSASNGGGDAPKFGGWDDLDRSRSAWRASRKTGGSRKTPTDNGKLSRKVRKSDTPLLLRLLIAVFPFLGSWTKILY